Proteins co-encoded in one Bacillus sp. FSL H8-0547 genomic window:
- a CDS encoding serine hydrolase domain-containing protein produces MKPLSVNIKNRMVDYQITGLSLASIDQGRISSTECFGLLEAGTDKMVKRNTIFSACSISKFVTSMLAMILTEQGILDLDEDVNDRLASWKVPGNKFNNKKKVTLRNLLCHQSGVIDPPDSFSERNSMTDCPETAELLAGRTPYCKAPIELKYEPWSDFSYSDAGYCIIQLVIEDAAGIPFTKLVHDFIFRPLNMSDSTFDLPVSSADKGNFSCGHSKSGDLVDGKYPVYPFPAASGLWTTPADLALLVIELMNSIKGESSLKLSANKAMEVIESQGCKEWTGLGVFLDKNQTGIEISSLGWGAGFQCVMVAYPLLGKGLVIMTNTDTGIHQLEGIIGEICRDWVVNF; encoded by the coding sequence GTGAAGCCGCTAAGTGTCAACATTAAAAATCGTATGGTTGATTATCAGATAACTGGATTAAGCTTGGCATCTATTGATCAGGGCCGTATAAGCAGCACCGAATGTTTCGGTTTGCTTGAAGCCGGAACAGATAAAATGGTCAAAAGGAATACGATTTTCAGTGCTTGTTCAATCAGTAAATTTGTGACATCAATGCTTGCGATGATCCTGACAGAACAAGGCATACTTGATTTAGATGAGGATGTAAATGACAGACTTGCTTCATGGAAAGTTCCTGGAAATAAATTTAATAATAAGAAAAAAGTGACGTTAAGAAATTTACTTTGTCACCAGTCTGGCGTGATTGATCCTCCAGATAGTTTTTCCGAACGAAATTCGATGACAGACTGCCCTGAGACAGCAGAATTATTGGCAGGAAGGACTCCCTATTGTAAAGCTCCAATTGAACTGAAGTATGAACCTTGGAGCGACTTCAGCTATTCGGACGCAGGTTACTGCATTATACAGCTCGTAATAGAGGACGCTGCCGGCATACCTTTCACAAAGCTGGTACATGATTTTATTTTCCGTCCATTAAATATGTCTGACAGCACATTTGATCTACCTGTATCATCCGCAGATAAAGGGAATTTCTCATGCGGTCACAGCAAAAGCGGTGATCTTGTTGATGGGAAATATCCTGTTTATCCTTTTCCTGCAGCTTCAGGGCTGTGGACAACACCTGCAGATTTAGCTCTTTTAGTGATAGAACTAATGAACTCCATTAAAGGTGAAAGCAGCCTTAAGCTTTCTGCAAATAAAGCAATGGAAGTGATTGAATCCCAGGGATGCAAGGAATGGACTGGGCTTGGTGTTTTCCTGGATAAAAACCAAACGGGAATTGAAATCTCATCACTTGGCTGGGGAGCAGGTTTTCAATGTGTGATGGTGGCATATCCGTTACTAGGAAAAGGTTTAGTGATTATGACTAATACGGATACCGGTATACATCAACTGGAAGGGATAATCGGAGAAATCTGCAGGGATTGGGTTGTGAATTTTTAG
- a CDS encoding substrate-binding domain-containing protein encodes MKAAKLILYFGLIPFSLSLLVVISMMAGVHFILYSSIAFFSIGGLVFGYRWFKNRVQGQEFLAFVPLAYTALLWAIFMWISGGFYGHDSWVIYGILHLPYAPGFFMSAFAGELSTLFGAPIAYGSAFSIPCILLMLRNHRNNLFPAAKKAFTLFAVIVISLSTGTYIDAERSKTVLPTYGYEHGGGYSTTDLTPYEVTNPYHKLPTLKGESTFIIENSDEMPVIDGAEAAFPVYSAFANAVYKNVSSVMTSKKEVVSFTNTIYAYERLLSGEADIYFGAEPSKEQQMMAEKAGKELVMTPIGKEAFVFFVHPDNPVENLDVEQIQKIYSGEINNWEDAGGNKEEIMPFQRPKNSGSQTLLEKIMGNTPIRIPLKEEVVQGMGGIIEQVSDYRNVENAIGFSFRYFATGMRKDEGIKLLGVNGIKPDPENISNETYPFTASLYAITLKSNQNKQIEPFLQWMQGPQGQELVEEVGYVKLTEQ; translated from the coding sequence TTGAAAGCTGCAAAGCTGATTTTGTATTTTGGGCTTATCCCATTTAGTTTATCACTGCTGGTGGTCATTTCTATGATGGCGGGTGTTCACTTCATTTTATATTCGTCCATCGCTTTTTTTTCAATTGGAGGACTCGTCTTTGGGTACAGGTGGTTTAAAAATCGAGTGCAAGGACAAGAATTTCTCGCCTTTGTTCCGCTTGCGTATACAGCTTTGCTTTGGGCAATCTTTATGTGGATCAGCGGAGGCTTTTACGGACATGACAGCTGGGTAATCTATGGGATTTTGCACTTGCCGTATGCACCGGGATTTTTCATGTCAGCTTTTGCTGGTGAACTGAGTACCCTTTTTGGGGCTCCAATTGCATACGGATCGGCATTCAGCATCCCATGCATTCTTTTGATGCTGAGGAATCATCGAAACAATTTGTTTCCTGCTGCAAAAAAAGCATTTACTCTGTTTGCCGTTATTGTAATCAGCTTAAGTACAGGCACTTACATAGATGCTGAAAGAAGCAAAACAGTGCTTCCCACATACGGGTATGAACATGGTGGGGGCTATTCGACTACAGATTTGACGCCTTATGAAGTAACCAATCCATATCACAAGCTGCCGACTTTAAAAGGTGAGTCAACGTTCATCATCGAGAACTCAGATGAAATGCCGGTCATTGACGGAGCTGAGGCAGCTTTTCCGGTTTATTCTGCTTTTGCAAACGCAGTCTACAAAAATGTCAGCAGCGTCATGACATCCAAGAAAGAGGTTGTCAGCTTTACGAACACGATCTATGCATATGAGCGGCTGCTTTCGGGAGAAGCTGATATCTACTTTGGTGCCGAGCCTTCTAAAGAGCAGCAGATGATGGCTGAAAAGGCCGGCAAAGAGCTTGTCATGACACCGATTGGGAAAGAAGCATTTGTTTTCTTTGTTCATCCGGACAATCCGGTGGAAAACCTGGATGTTGAACAAATACAGAAAATCTACTCAGGTGAAATCAACAATTGGGAAGACGCAGGAGGCAATAAGGAAGAAATCATGCCCTTTCAGCGCCCGAAAAATTCAGGAAGCCAAACGCTGCTTGAGAAAATTATGGGCAACACTCCCATTCGAATACCGCTGAAAGAAGAGGTTGTACAGGGGATGGGGGGAATTATTGAACAAGTGTCAGATTACAGAAATGTTGAAAATGCCATCGGCTTTTCCTTCCGCTATTTTGCCACAGGGATGAGGAAAGATGAAGGTATCAAGCTGCTTGGAGTAAACGGGATCAAGCCGGATCCTGAAAATATCAGCAATGAAACCTATCCATTTACAGCTTCCCTTTATGCCATTACGCTTAAATCCAATCAGAACAAACAGATTGAGCCATTCCTCCAATGGATGCAGGGGCCGCAGGGACAGGAACTGGTTGAAGAGGTTGGGTATGTAAAACTTACGGAACAATAA
- the bioB gene encoding biotin synthase BioB has translation MKWSALANEVINGKILTEEESLEILTCDDDEILSLLHGAFLIRKHYYGKKVKLNMIVNTKSGLCPENCGYCSQSSISTAPIEKYRMMNKESILEGAERAYNLKVGTYCIVASGRGPSEKELDTVVSAVKDIKDQFGLKVCACLGLLKPGQAERLKEAGVDRYNHNINTSKEHHESITTSHTYYNRVQTIEAVKASGISPCSGVIIGMRETKKDVVNMAFSLRALDADSIPVNFLHAIDGTPLEGTDELDPRYCLKVLALFRYINPTKEIRISGGREVNLRSLQPLGLYAANSIFVGDYLTTRGQESTSDHDMLKDLGFEVEFDFGNQEAVTV, from the coding sequence ATGAAATGGTCCGCACTGGCAAATGAAGTCATAAACGGCAAGATATTAACAGAGGAAGAGTCGCTTGAAATCTTAACATGTGATGATGATGAGATTCTAAGTCTTCTTCATGGAGCATTTTTGATCAGAAAGCATTATTACGGGAAAAAAGTAAAACTCAACATGATCGTAAACACGAAATCAGGACTTTGTCCTGAAAACTGCGGCTATTGCTCTCAGTCAAGCATTTCAACCGCCCCTATAGAAAAATACCGGATGATGAACAAAGAAAGCATTTTAGAAGGAGCAGAACGCGCCTATAACCTGAAGGTCGGAACCTATTGCATTGTAGCAAGCGGAAGAGGGCCTTCTGAAAAAGAACTGGACACAGTTGTATCAGCCGTAAAAGACATTAAAGATCAATTCGGTCTGAAGGTGTGTGCGTGCCTAGGGCTGTTGAAACCGGGACAGGCTGAACGGCTCAAAGAAGCCGGAGTCGACCGCTATAACCACAACATAAATACATCAAAAGAGCACCACGAATCGATTACAACATCGCATACATACTATAACCGCGTACAAACCATCGAAGCTGTAAAGGCGTCCGGCATTTCTCCATGTTCGGGCGTAATCATCGGCATGAGAGAAACAAAAAAAGATGTCGTCAATATGGCATTCAGCCTGCGCGCACTTGACGCAGACAGTATCCCTGTAAACTTTCTTCACGCCATTGACGGCACTCCGCTTGAAGGAACGGATGAACTTGATCCAAGGTATTGCCTGAAGGTGCTTGCACTCTTTCGCTACATCAATCCGACTAAAGAAATCCGTATCTCAGGAGGCAGAGAAGTCAATTTAAGATCCCTGCAGCCGCTTGGGCTCTATGCAGCCAACTCAATCTTTGTGGGAGACTATTTAACGACCAGGGGACAAGAAAGCACGAGTGACCATGACATGCTGAAAGACCTCGGTTTTGAAGTGGAATTTGACTTTGGGAATCAGGAGGCTGTGACGGTCTGA
- a CDS encoding helix-turn-helix transcriptional regulator — translation MAAFHQQLKHYREQKNMSQEELAIKARLGRQTIEKYEAGEKIPDTQTILKLSTVLDVPASELISKEELAKKQS, via the coding sequence ATGGCTGCTTTTCACCAGCAATTAAAGCATTACCGCGAACAGAAGAATATGAGTCAGGAGGAGCTTGCTATTAAAGCGAGACTTGGGCGGCAGACCATTGAAAAGTATGAAGCAGGAGAAAAAATCCCTGACACGCAAACCATCTTAAAACTCTCTACCGTGCTGGATGTACCGGCTTCGGAATTAATCAGCAAAGAAGAACTTGCAAAAAAACAAAGCTGA
- a CDS encoding M14 family zinc carboxypeptidase, which translates to MKKRTFVKAAGTALMAAALVFPQAGSFAPPSPAAAETLETQGFISYAELQKKLRQLKQTSGGKISVDVAGYTNQGREIYTARVGTGEKVLLVQSEIHGNEKTGTVALLNILQKIGSSNSEAAKKIREEMTIVAIPMMNADASELDRRGNDLSWSEVTERFPQLSSAAPSWNYYTRVLQGDDYGANPGFDVNRDFHPDLDYVPAASDFPGASNKPGWYITPEAQTVRDVYKDLMAEFGKVDVFMDMHHQGFPYVGDTGEVATMSISAQFVPDPATPEGEKYAQYANGYDYDFSRQLNVAVYDALQAKGDSVFTNISLYQQDLDLPGTALGSFALNGSGTVLFEVKGQTQNFGQKQKGMLVKTVETGLMGVINGVTDGTVYSLDPEKYEEIPESTY; encoded by the coding sequence TTGAAGAAGAGAACATTCGTTAAAGCAGCAGGTACAGCATTGATGGCGGCTGCACTCGTATTTCCGCAGGCAGGCAGTTTTGCACCGCCTTCACCAGCTGCAGCAGAAACGCTTGAGACACAAGGATTTATTAGCTATGCAGAGCTCCAGAAAAAACTGAGACAGTTAAAACAGACAAGCGGAGGAAAAATTTCAGTTGATGTTGCCGGATATACCAACCAGGGACGTGAAATCTACACAGCCAGGGTTGGCACCGGAGAGAAAGTGCTTCTTGTTCAAAGTGAAATTCACGGCAATGAAAAGACCGGTACAGTGGCGCTTTTGAACATCCTTCAAAAAATCGGCTCAAGCAATTCGGAGGCAGCTAAGAAAATACGTGAAGAGATGACGATTGTTGCCATTCCGATGATGAACGCAGATGCATCTGAGCTCGACCGCCGCGGAAATGACCTGAGCTGGTCGGAGGTGACGGAGCGCTTCCCGCAATTAAGCTCAGCAGCCCCTTCCTGGAATTACTATACAAGGGTTCTCCAGGGTGATGACTATGGAGCGAATCCGGGATTCGATGTAAACCGGGACTTCCACCCGGATTTAGATTATGTACCTGCTGCTTCAGACTTTCCCGGAGCTTCCAACAAACCCGGCTGGTACATCACACCAGAGGCTCAAACTGTCAGAGACGTATATAAAGATCTGATGGCGGAATTCGGAAAAGTGGATGTCTTTATGGACATGCATCATCAGGGCTTCCCGTATGTCGGGGATACAGGTGAAGTCGCTACAATGTCCATTTCCGCGCAATTTGTACCAGATCCGGCAACTCCTGAAGGAGAAAAATATGCCCAATATGCTAATGGGTACGATTATGATTTTTCAAGACAGCTGAATGTTGCCGTCTATGATGCCCTGCAGGCAAAAGGAGATTCCGTATTTACAAACATTTCACTCTACCAGCAGGACCTCGATCTTCCTGGAACAGCACTTGGCTCCTTTGCATTAAACGGAAGCGGAACCGTTCTGTTTGAAGTCAAAGGCCAAACACAGAACTTTGGTCAAAAACAAAAAGGCATGCTCGTCAAAACAGTTGAAACCGGATTAATGGGTGTTATTAACGGCGTAACTGACGGCACCGTTTACTCTCTCGATCCTGAAAAATATGAAGAAATTCCGGAATCCACTTATTAA
- a CDS encoding LysR family transcriptional regulator → MYYDALKTFVTLAEVKNFTKTAETLRMSQPSVSLHIKNLEKEFQTKLFLRSPKFLQITPTGEILYDRAKRMISLYEQSKQDILEHHNAIRGELKIGASFTIGEYILPSLLLDLQKDYPELELEVLIGNTEEIVQSVRMHGVDIGLIEGQTNESELSVHPFMQDELFIVASLDHELASKKEVTFADLHNQPWVTREVGSGTREYLNHVIRTNGLKVKSLLTISSNQGIKETLMNGTGLSFLSKSVIERDVANKDLSIIHMENQRFTRTLSYLYSPVIEDKKIVKTFIDSLKKKWPDEMSLAKE, encoded by the coding sequence TTGTACTATGATGCTTTGAAAACATTTGTCACTCTTGCTGAGGTGAAAAACTTTACGAAAACGGCAGAAACGCTCCGCATGTCCCAGCCGAGCGTCAGTCTACATATCAAAAATCTTGAAAAAGAATTTCAGACAAAGCTTTTTCTTCGGTCTCCTAAGTTTCTGCAGATTACCCCAACCGGTGAAATCCTGTATGACCGTGCAAAGCGAATGATTTCTTTATATGAACAATCCAAACAGGATATTCTCGAACACCATAATGCCATCCGCGGGGAATTGAAGATTGGCGCAAGCTTTACAATTGGAGAGTATATCCTCCCTTCCCTGCTGCTTGATCTGCAAAAAGATTATCCGGAACTTGAACTGGAGGTCCTGATCGGCAACACAGAGGAAATTGTACAGAGTGTGCGCATGCATGGTGTCGATATTGGTCTCATTGAAGGTCAAACGAACGAGAGTGAACTTTCCGTCCACCCGTTTATGCAGGATGAGCTTTTTATCGTTGCCTCCCTGGATCATGAGCTCGCTTCAAAGAAAGAGGTCACTTTTGCTGATTTGCACAATCAGCCGTGGGTTACCCGCGAAGTCGGTTCTGGTACACGGGAGTATTTAAACCATGTTATACGGACGAACGGCCTCAAAGTAAAATCACTGCTTACCATCAGCAGCAATCAGGGAATAAAAGAAACGCTCATGAACGGAACGGGCCTGTCCTTTCTTTCAAAAAGCGTCATTGAACGGGATGTTGCCAATAAAGACCTTTCGATTATTCATATGGAAAATCAGCGGTTTACAAGGACCCTTTCCTACTTGTACTCGCCGGTCATTGAAGATAAGAAGATTGTGAAAACGTTTATTGATTCACTTAAGAAAAAGTGGCCGGATGAGATGAGTCTGGCAAAGGAATAA
- the cysI gene encoding assimilatory sulfite reductase (NADPH) hemoprotein subunit — translation MSNKVLSAPEGPPSDVEDIKQRSNYLRGTLSEVMQERISAGIPDDDNRLMKHHGSYLQDDRDLRNERQKQKLEPAYQFMLRVRMAGGVARPDQWLVMDELAQKYGNGTLKLTTRQTFQMHGILKWNMKKTIQEIHASMLDTIAACGDVNRNVMCNVNPYQSDLHAEVYELSRKLSDDLLPRTRAYHEIWLDEEKVAGTPDAEEVEPMYGPLYLPRKFKIGIAVPPSNDIDVYSQDLGFIAIVEDNKLSGFNVVIGGGMGMSHGDKATYPQLGKVIGFVAPDRIVDVAEKIITIQRDYGNRSVRKYARFKYTVDRLGLQNVKEELESRLGYSLGAAKDFRFNSNGDSYGWVKGGNGKWHFTLFVEGGRIADFNGYPLMTGLREIAKVLKGDIRLTPNQNLIISNVSSQQKKKINDLIEMYNLTDGKHYSALRRSSIACVALPTCGLAMAEAERYLPRLIDKIEEIVDENGLRNEEITIRMTGCPNGCARHALGEIAFIGKAPGKYNMYLGAAFDGSRLSKLYRENIGEEEILSELRVLIAQFAKEREPGEHFGDFVVRTGVVRAVTDGTNFHD, via the coding sequence ATGTCAAATAAAGTACTGAGTGCGCCTGAAGGCCCTCCAAGTGATGTAGAAGATATTAAACAGCGAAGCAATTATCTGCGCGGGACACTTTCAGAAGTGATGCAGGAACGCATTTCCGCCGGCATTCCTGACGATGATAATCGCCTGATGAAGCATCACGGCAGTTATCTTCAGGATGACCGCGATCTTCGGAACGAACGCCAGAAGCAAAAGCTTGAGCCTGCCTATCAGTTTATGCTCCGCGTCCGCATGGCAGGGGGAGTTGCAAGGCCGGATCAATGGCTGGTGATGGATGAGCTTGCCCAAAAATACGGAAACGGCACGCTTAAGCTGACAACACGCCAGACATTCCAGATGCACGGGATTCTGAAATGGAACATGAAAAAGACGATTCAGGAAATCCATGCTTCCATGCTGGATACGATTGCAGCCTGCGGAGATGTAAACAGAAACGTCATGTGCAATGTCAACCCTTATCAATCTGATCTTCATGCCGAGGTGTATGAACTTTCAAGAAAACTGAGCGATGATCTTCTGCCGCGCACAAGAGCCTATCATGAGATCTGGCTTGATGAAGAAAAGGTGGCAGGCACACCGGATGCAGAAGAAGTAGAGCCGATGTATGGCCCGCTGTATCTCCCGAGAAAATTTAAAATAGGGATTGCAGTACCGCCGTCAAATGATATTGATGTCTATTCACAGGACCTTGGATTTATCGCGATTGTTGAAGATAATAAGCTCTCAGGCTTCAATGTTGTCATTGGCGGCGGCATGGGGATGTCCCACGGTGATAAGGCAACTTACCCGCAGCTTGGAAAAGTAATAGGTTTTGTTGCACCGGATAGAATTGTTGATGTGGCTGAAAAGATTATTACCATTCAGCGTGATTACGGAAACAGGTCTGTCAGGAAATATGCCCGTTTCAAATATACGGTCGACCGCTTAGGTCTTCAAAATGTAAAAGAAGAACTTGAGAGCCGTCTTGGCTACAGTCTCGGCGCAGCAAAAGATTTCCGTTTTAACAGCAATGGCGACAGCTACGGCTGGGTAAAAGGCGGGAACGGCAAATGGCATTTCACGCTGTTTGTAGAAGGGGGCCGCATCGCAGACTTCAACGGATACCCGCTGATGACGGGCCTGCGCGAAATTGCAAAAGTGCTTAAAGGCGACATTCGTCTGACGCCAAATCAAAACCTGATCATTTCAAACGTTTCATCTCAGCAAAAGAAAAAAATAAATGACCTGATTGAAATGTACAACTTAACAGACGGCAAACACTATTCTGCACTGCGCCGCAGCTCCATTGCCTGCGTTGCCCTTCCAACTTGCGGCCTTGCCATGGCAGAAGCAGAGCGATATTTGCCGAGATTGATTGATAAAATTGAAGAAATCGTGGATGAAAACGGACTGCGCAACGAAGAAATTACGATCCGCATGACAGGCTGCCCAAATGGATGTGCCCGCCATGCCCTCGGTGAAATTGCCTTTATCGGAAAAGCGCCCGGAAAATACAATATGTATCTCGGTGCCGCATTCGACGGCAGCCGCCTGAGCAAATTATACCGGGAAAACATCGGAGAAGAAGAAATTCTCAGCGAGCTTCGCGTCCTGATTGCACAATTTGCAAAAGAGCGGGAGCCGGGAGAACACTTTGGAGACTTTGTTGTCCGGACCGGCGTTGTACGTGCTGTGACAGACGGAACCAATTTTCACGATTGA
- a CDS encoding cation diffusion facilitator family transporter, protein MEQQKYADLKKGERGAIISIAAYLCLSALKLLIGYSANSEALKADGFNNATDIVASVAVLIGLRLSQKPADKDHPYGHWKAETVASLVASFIMMAVGLQVLYGAVLSVFEGKQESPDMISAWTGLFCAAVMYLVYRYNKRLGEKINSQAVTAAAKDNLSDAWVSIGIVVGIIGSQFSLPWLDPAAAVIVGLLICKTAWDIFREASHHLTDGFDEEEIEAFKETALSLYGVKGVKEIKARNYGNNTVVDIVILVNSTLDIRDAHDISTKVETILMKKHEVYNVHVHVEPN, encoded by the coding sequence ATGGAACAACAAAAATATGCGGACTTAAAAAAAGGCGAGCGTGGAGCAATCATCAGCATTGCTGCATACCTGTGCTTATCGGCTCTTAAATTGCTTATTGGATATTCAGCGAACTCCGAGGCACTTAAAGCGGACGGGTTTAATAATGCGACAGACATCGTTGCTTCAGTCGCTGTGCTGATAGGGCTGCGGCTGTCACAAAAGCCTGCCGACAAGGATCATCCATACGGCCACTGGAAAGCGGAGACCGTTGCGTCGCTTGTCGCATCCTTCATCATGATGGCTGTCGGACTTCAAGTATTATACGGGGCTGTTTTGTCTGTGTTTGAAGGGAAACAGGAATCACCTGACATGATCTCGGCATGGACCGGTTTATTCTGTGCTGCCGTTATGTATCTTGTTTACCGCTACAATAAACGGCTTGGAGAAAAAATTAACAGCCAGGCAGTGACTGCGGCTGCGAAAGATAATTTGTCAGATGCATGGGTCAGTATCGGCATTGTTGTCGGCATTATCGGCTCGCAATTCTCCCTTCCATGGCTGGATCCGGCTGCAGCCGTCATCGTCGGGTTACTGATCTGCAAAACGGCATGGGATATTTTCAGGGAAGCTTCGCACCATTTAACGGATGGATTTGACGAAGAGGAAATAGAAGCTTTTAAAGAAACGGCCCTCTCTCTGTACGGGGTAAAGGGGGTAAAGGAAATTAAGGCAAGAAATTATGGGAACAATACAGTAGTAGACATTGTGATCCTGGTGAATTCCACCCTTGATATCCGTGATGCCCATGATATTTCAACTAAAGTCGAAACGATTTTAATGAAGAAGCATGAAGTGTACAATGTACATGTACACGTTGAACCTAATTAA
- a CDS encoding assimilatory sulfite reductase (NADPH) flavoprotein subunit, which produces MQLQVSNSPFNQEQAELLNRLLPTLSETQKIWLTGYLTAAQAAGPIGVLAPKAGEAAPVQSASVSKEITVLYGSQTGNAQSLAENAAKTLSEQGFQITISSMNDYKPNQLKKEKNLLIVVSTHGEGTPPDNALSFYEFLHGRRAPKLEGMNFSVLSLGDSSYEFFCQTGKDFDQKLEELGGTRIYPRTDCDLDFDEQAAEWISGVITSLKETQGENAAPAAEVSAESAHPSSYSRTNPFRAEVLENINLNGRGSNKETRHLELSLEGSGLTYEPGDSLGIFPENDPVLVDLLLEKTGWDPESSVTINKHGDRLSLRNALLTHFEITVLSKPLLEKLAGISDHSGLKELVSPGKEDQLKVYIEGRDLVDLIEEFGPWSASAEEFVHNLRKMPARLYSIASSLTANPDEVHLTIGAVRYETHGRKRSGVCSILTAERLQPGDTLPVYIQKNQNFKLPENPDVPIIMVGPGTGIAPFRSFIQEREETGAGGKSWLFFGDQHFVTDFLYQTEWQKALENGSLTRMDVAFSRDTAEKVYVQHRMLEQSKELYEWIKEGAYVYICGDEKHMAHDVHSTLISIIENEGGMSRAAAEEVLAGMQQQKRYQRDVY; this is translated from the coding sequence TTGCAACTTCAGGTAAGTAACAGTCCGTTTAATCAGGAGCAGGCAGAGCTTCTTAACCGCCTTCTGCCAACATTATCAGAAACCCAGAAGATCTGGCTGACGGGATATTTGACAGCCGCACAGGCTGCTGGACCTATTGGCGTTCTGGCGCCCAAGGCAGGAGAGGCGGCACCTGTTCAAAGCGCATCCGTTTCAAAAGAAATAACGGTTCTCTATGGCTCACAGACGGGAAATGCTCAGAGTCTTGCTGAAAACGCAGCAAAAACACTGTCCGAACAAGGCTTTCAGATAACCATTTCTTCTATGAACGATTATAAACCGAATCAGCTGAAAAAAGAAAAAAACCTCTTGATTGTCGTCAGCACCCACGGGGAGGGAACACCTCCTGACAATGCTCTCTCATTCTATGAATTTTTACATGGAAGAAGGGCACCTAAGCTTGAGGGCATGAATTTTTCCGTCCTATCCCTGGGTGACAGTTCATATGAATTTTTCTGCCAGACCGGCAAAGATTTTGATCAGAAGCTTGAAGAACTGGGCGGAACGAGAATCTATCCGCGTACCGACTGCGATCTTGATTTTGATGAGCAGGCTGCAGAATGGATCAGCGGTGTGATTACTAGTTTAAAAGAGACGCAGGGGGAAAATGCAGCTCCTGCTGCAGAAGTGTCTGCTGAGTCAGCTCATCCGTCTTCCTACTCGCGCACAAATCCATTCCGTGCTGAAGTCCTTGAAAACATAAATTTAAATGGCCGCGGGTCAAATAAAGAAACCCGCCACCTTGAATTGTCCCTTGAAGGCTCAGGTCTTACATATGAACCGGGAGACAGCCTTGGCATTTTCCCAGAAAATGATCCGGTGCTTGTTGATCTTTTGCTTGAAAAAACAGGATGGGATCCTGAAAGCAGTGTGACGATCAATAAACATGGAGATCGTCTGTCTTTGCGGAACGCCCTTTTGACTCATTTTGAAATTACCGTGCTTTCTAAGCCGCTGTTGGAAAAACTGGCAGGAATATCGGATCACAGCGGGCTTAAGGAACTTGTTTCACCTGGTAAAGAAGATCAGCTGAAAGTGTACATTGAAGGCCGCGACCTTGTTGATCTGATTGAAGAATTTGGCCCTTGGAGTGCTTCGGCAGAGGAGTTTGTTCATAACCTCCGCAAAATGCCGGCGCGCCTTTATTCTATTGCGAGCAGTCTGACGGCAAATCCAGATGAAGTGCACTTGACCATCGGTGCAGTCAGATATGAAACTCACGGACGAAAGCGCAGCGGGGTTTGCTCCATTTTAACAGCCGAGCGGCTTCAGCCCGGCGACACCCTGCCTGTTTACATACAGAAGAACCAGAATTTTAAGCTGCCTGAAAATCCTGACGTTCCAATCATTATGGTTGGACCCGGAACAGGCATCGCCCCGTTCCGCTCATTCATTCAAGAAAGAGAAGAAACAGGAGCAGGCGGGAAGTCATGGCTATTCTTTGGCGATCAGCACTTCGTCACAGACTTCCTTTATCAGACGGAATGGCAGAAGGCCCTTGAGAATGGAAGTTTGACACGGATGGATGTCGCTTTTTCAAGGGATACGGCAGAAAAAGTGTATGTTCAGCACCGTATGCTTGAGCAAAGCAAAGAGCTGTACGAATGGATTAAAGAAGGGGCTTATGTCTACATCTGCGGAGATGAAAAACACATGGCCCATGATGTTCACAGCACGCTTATCAGCATTATTGAAAATGAGGGCGGCATGAGCCGCGCGGCAGCAGAAGAAGTTCTTGCCGGCATGCAGCAGCAAAAACGCTATCAGCGTGACGTCTATTGA